A genomic region of Kluyveromyces marxianus DMKU3-1042 DNA, complete genome, chromosome 5 contains the following coding sequences:
- the AGP1 gene encoding high-affinity glutamine permease, whose product MIYNRNSFSLSDMSSAKASVSLDGDNDTNISKDFEPATCSGIVSNASDGEMAVCENTPNELKQTIKPFHVLMMSTATGIGTGLLVGNGRSIAIAGVGGTLVGYLIIGIMLTCCMQTVGELVVAFPSMPGGFNSYGKRFIDPSVGFTTSWLFFLNWTVVLPLEICVASMTIKFWNERIYPWLFVSLCFAMVCCVNFFGARCYADADCIFNCLKVLMIAGFIILGVLINTGVAGTSGYIGLKYFHNPGFFRNEGNLFKSIATTLVTACFSTGGTEFVALSCAEQNKDDMPRSIRRASIQVLLRIAVIFCVSLFIIGLLIPYNSPFLMGSGSELTHASPYVVALTTNGVKVVPHIVNAIILLSIISVANNAMYSSSRTLHSLADQGFAPKYFCKLDISGKPFRCLCVSAVTGMFSFIAEYKDQETVFVWLLSISGLSTVFTWSMICISHLRFRSAMKEQDQSLDQLGYKSPCGVYGSYISLVICGILLIVQFWVSLFPIGSNGKPDVASFFQNYMAVPVGLLLYLGHKCYTRNTQLFISADKIDINTNRDIYWVDDVIGKKTIFKELDEDTMEQSSALSEPRNK is encoded by the coding sequence ATGATTTACAACAGGAATAGTTTCAGTCTCTCTGATATGTCATCGGCAAAAGCTAGTGTATCTCTAGATGGAGACAATGACACGAACATCAGCAAAGATTTTGAGCCAGCTACTTGTAGTGGTATAGTTAGTAATGCGAGCGACGGAGAAATGGCGGTTTGCGAAAACACACCCAATGAGTTGAAACAAACGATTAAGCCTTTCCATGTTTTGATGATGTCAACAGCTACAGGCATCGGGACTGGTCTACTTGTTGGAAATGGTAGATCAATTGCAATTGCAGGTGTTGGAGGTACTTTGGTTGGTTATCTTATCATTGGTATTATGTTGACTTGTTGTATGCAAACTGTAGGTGAGTTAGTTGTTGCCTTTCCAAGCATGCCTGGAGGGTTTAACTCTTACGGGAAAAGGTTCATAGATCCATCCGTTGGGTTCACTACATCATggttattctttttaaaCTGGACGGTAGTTCTCCCCTTGGAGATATGTGTTGCCTCAATGACAATTAAGTTTTGGAATGAAAGAATATATCCTTGGCTCTTCGTTTCACTTTGCTTTGCGATGGTATGTTGTGTGAACTTTTTTGGAGCTAGATGCTACGCAGATGCAGACTGTATTTTTAACTGTTTGAAAGTGCTCATGATCGCAGgtttcatcatcttggGTGTTCTAATCAACACTGGCGTTGCTGGTACAAGCGGATACATTGGACTAAAATACTTTCACAATCCAGGGTTCTTCAGAAACGAGGGAAACCTTTTCAAATCAATTGCGACCACTTTAGTGACGGCTTGCTTTAGTACTGGTGGGACAGAATTTGTCGCATTGAGTTGCGCCGAGCAGAATAAAGATGATATGCCGAGGAGTATTCGAAGAGCCTCTATTCAAGTCTTGCTAAGAATTGCTGTTATCTTTTGTGTTTCATTGTTCATAATCGGTCTTTTGATACCTTATAACTCTCCATTTTTGATGGGTTCCGGTTCTGAACTGACACACGCATCTCCATATGTTGTCGCCTTAACTACAAATGGAGTTAAAGTTGTTCCCCATATTGTAAATGCaattattttattgtcGATTATTTCAGTTGCCAATAACGCAATGTACAGTAGCTCCAGGACACTCCACTCATTAGCGGATCAAGGATTTGCCCCTAAATATTTTTGCAAGTTGGATATTTCTGGAAAACCTTTTAGATGTCTTTGTGTTTCGGCAGTTACTGgtatgttttctttcattgcAGAATACAAAGATCAAGAGactgtttttgtttggttACTCTCGATAAGCGGTTTATCTACAGTGTTTACTTGGAGTATGATTTGCATTTCACATCTAAGGTTCAGAAGTGCAATGAAAGAGCAAGATCAAAGTTTGGATCAACTTGGATACAAATCTCCATGCGGTGTTTATGGTAGCTATATTTCCTTGGTTATTTGTGGGATACTACTAATAGTTCAGTTTTGGGTATCGCTTTTCCCTATTGGATCAAATGGTAAACCAGATGTAGCAtcattctttcaaaattatATGGCTGTTCCGGTGGGACTCTTGCTTTATCTTGGTCATAAATGCTATACGAGAAACACTCAGTTGTTTATTAGTGCAGATAAAATTGACATTAACACGAACAGAGACATATATTGGGTAGATGACGTTAttgggaaaaaaacaattttcAAAGAGCTTGATGAAGACACAATGGAACAATCTTCGGCTCTCTCTGAACCCCGAAACAAGTAA